In the genome of Hydractinia symbiolongicarpus strain clone_291-10 chromosome 5, HSymV2.1, whole genome shotgun sequence, one region contains:
- the LOC130645236 gene encoding M-phase phosphoprotein 8-like: protein MDDSSDNENVFEVEKIIDVRLDEIGRSRLYRVRWKGCGSDDDTWEPKSNLLTCDELLQRFEEERSAKKERKKQKKKKKSQSKVDIPVVMVKAEPEDYSDFEDAKSKKNTRNPSTLANLTSPVSSNASSFDNDFDLSGMTRKQRQAYEKLMEESRLEAECANNSINNESLKRKSDAVATKKPTTKKNKARLASDSDSENLNNTIVKRKKKGVKKPVIDDSSETELSVLTTSKPSEILNEVFNKHTTSSVVRTPSTTGVTSQAGQVTPTKTVHLTKTTSQAKMLDSSKSTIPSPQVGKLCPVQTDEYVPLLDQLKSKTETTLLPMYPSPEKNQSIFNNSNSSKAKNMHSKQTESVNSIQSENLNLIQTENVNSTQIGKGDTALQAKPNKVNEKLKNLRALVKINSVLEKIPLSTQSNTLSGLPVTTNFADILKNSSSTVTNENLSKQLGLTEKNFMQSSEENTKSTTVSEKNVQNDQVDQGEKVNTVHFLVQNGSSGDIASKTEISKREKNNSHGIENISKQENRQETGSDGKLKNTSEIDITKLNKNDTDKQTNNHTLEELHTVKHTSTHKNKNNTSTYTQQSTQKKLTNDDSSLATTTQSVSSQSSNLSNKKTLHRSSSSPAVGTKDVSKKIQEKNLKDKSRKISVREYQAKQKKKNTPDEGGGIVLDFMKINTETAVPKLRTNSVDRATIIPSKKTVERVNSTDKPQEKARSVPQFSPSTNADVLGNILELIEMPVENEAEQNVNRDESNETGSQEENQSITESEEDIILEEDPDEDGDIDDDLDEYSGDEDGMLMYTEQASTRPSHLNIPGANSKVLDNLIVFQAILQGDYTTVIQCRMASNMIDQYVSEEETLLMKAVRECAPDMVQILLEKKADPNKAKTNGVTPLMVAVRYKQKGLVSLLIQNGAKLNLQTVNGETALIMACKAGYMEIVHVLLNSGADVKPALTYLEKNVAIPSHPQHLRPMLQHALNAHSERLREITETMLRALIDTPKLQLGPSLMSCRTLSPDELNEHDFYFKCDVNAAEPRINVLMLALPALFKKDGNITIDFDSIKYPVDEVYLNKEKAITVLPGNKSLYFLHPDFGGRVNILKIKTTCPNKVLVCVYALTFGKFDQASAARIVTHP from the exons ATGGATGACAGTTCTGATAATGAGAATGTATTTGAGGTGGAGAAAATAATTGATGTTCGACTTGATGAG attggACGTAGCCGCTTATATCGTGTCCGTTGGAAAGGATGTGGGAGTGATGATGATACATGGGAACCAAAATCTAATCTTCTAACCTGTGATGAATTACTGCAGAGATTTGAAGAAGAAAGAAGTGCAAAGAAGGAgagaaagaaacagaaaaagaaa aaaaaatccCAGTCAAAGGTTGACATTCCAGTGGTGATGGTTAAAGCTGAACCAGAGGATTATTCAGATTTTGAAGACGCAAAATCTAAGAAAAACACACGTAATCCATCTACACTTGCAAATCTGACTTCTCCGGTTTCAAGTAATGCTTCAAGTTTTGACAATGATTTTGATTTATCAG gaATGACGAGAAAACAACGACAGGCTTACGAAAAACTTATGGAAGAGTCTCGGCTGGAAGCGGAATGTGCAAATAACAGCATAAACAATGAGTCGTTAAAGCGAAAAAGTGATGCAGTGGCTACTAAGAAGCCtacaacaaagaaaaataaggcTCGTCTTGCTAGTGATTCAGACTCTGAAAATTTGAATAATACAATTGTCAAGAGAAAAAAGAAGGGAGTTAAAAAACCTGTGATTGATGACTCATCAGAAACAGAATTGTCAGTGCTCACAACTTCTAAACCAAgtgaaattttaaatgaagtatttAACAAACATACAACATCATCTGTGGTCAGAACACCATCCACAACTGGAGTAACGTCCCAAGCTGGACAAGTAACTCCAACTAAGACAGTACATCTAACTAAAACAACATCTCAAGCTAAAATGTTAGACAGTAGTAAAAGCACTATCCCAAGTCCTCAAGTTGGGAAATTATGTCCAGTTCAGACTGATGAATATGTTCCACTATTAGATCAACTTAAAAGTAAAACAGAAACTACCTTACTTCCAATGTATCCCTCACCGGAAAAAAACCaatcaatttttaataatagcAATTCAAGTAAGGCAAAAAATATGCACTCAAAGCAAACAGAGAGTGTAAATTCAATTCAATCAGAGAATCTTAATTTAATTCAGACAGAAAATGTAAATTCAACTCAAATCGGGAAGGGAGATACAGCACTACAAGCAAAACCCAACAAGGTAaatgaaaaactaaaaaacctTCGAGCGCTAGTTAAAATCAATTCTGTTTTGGAAAAGATACCGCTGTCAACACAATCCAACACATTGAGTGGTTTACCAGTGACAACAAACTTTGCAGATATATTGAAAAATAGTTCTTCTACTGTTACCaatgaaaatttaagtaaacAATTAGGTTTGACCGAAAAAAATTTTATGCAATCAAGTGAAGAAAATACAAAGTCAACC ACAGTTTCCGAAAAAAATGTGCAAAACGATCAAGTGGACCAAGGCGAAAAAGTAAACACTGTACACTTCTTAGTGCAAAATGGTAGTTCTGGTGATATTGCTAGTAAGACAGAAATAAGTAAGAGAGAAAAGAATAATAGCCATGGGATAGAGAATATCTCAAAACAAGAAAATAGGCAAGAAACTGGAAGTGAtggcaaattaaaaaatacaagtgaaATCGATATTACAAAACTAAACAAAAATGATACTGACAAACAAACTAATAATCATACGTTGGAAGAACTGCATACTGTAAAACATACCTCtactcataaaaataaaaacaatacttcAACTTATACACAGCaatcaacacaaaaaaaattgacaaatgaTGATTCATCTCTTGCAACTACAACGCAATCAGTGTCATCTCAATCTTCGAATTTGTCAAACAAAAAGACACTACATAGAAGCTCAAGTAGTCCTGCAGTCGGTACAAAGGACGTTTCGAagaaaatacaagaaaaaaatttgaaagataAGTCACGAAAAATTTCTGTTCGTGAATATCaagcaaaacaaaagaaaaagaatacacCGGATGAAGGAGGTGGAATTGTGTtagattttatgaaaattaatacTGAAACTGCAGTGCCCAAACTAAGAACGAACTCAGTGGATAGAGCAACAATTATACCTTCTAAAAAAACAGTTGAAAGGGTAAATAGTACTGATAAGCCACAAGAAAAAGCTCGAAGTGTTCCCCAATTTAGTCCTTCTACGAATGCTGATGTACTAGGTAATATACTCGAATTAATTGAAATGCCAGTTGAAAATGAGGCTGAACAAAATGTAAATAGAGACGAGAGTAATGAAACTGGCTCACAAGAAGAG AATCAGTCAATCACAGAAAGTGAAGAAGACATCATATTAGAAGAAGACCCGGACGAAGATGGCGATATTGATGATGATTTAGATGAATATTCAGGAGACGAAGATGGAATG TTAATGTATACTGAACAAGCTAGTACCAGGCCATCACACCTGAATATACCTGGAGCCAACAGCAAAGTTTTAGACAACC tgattgtcttccaagcaatccTTCAAGGAGATTATACCACTGTCATACAATGTAGGATGGCTTCCAATATGATTGACCAGTATGTAAGTGAAGAAGAAACTCTTCTAATGAAAGCAGTTCGAGAATGTGCTCCAGATATGGTGCAGATTTTGCTGGAAAAGAAAGCCGATCCTAACAAGGCCAAGACCAATGGTGTGACACCGTTAATGGTTGCAGTTCGTTAT AAACAAAAGGGGCTAGTGTCTTTGCTGATACAGAATGGTGCAAAATTAAATCTTCAAACTGTTAATGGTGAAACAGCTTTAATTATG gcTTGTAAGGCTGGTTACATGGAGATTGTACACGTGTTGTTGAACAGTGGAGCGGATGTAAAACCAGCACTCACCTATTTAGAGAAAAATGTAGCTATACCTTCACATCCACAGCATTTACGACCAATGTTGCAACACGCACTCAATGCTCATTCGGAAAg GTTACGGGAGATTACGGAGACGATGTTACGAGCTCTGATTGATACACCTAAATTACAATTGGGACCTTCTTTGATGAGTTGTAGAACTCTTTCGCCTGACGAGCTGAACGAGCATGATTTCTATTTCAAATGTGACGTTAATGCCGCAGAACCAC GAATCAACGTCCTTATGCTCGCTCTTCCTGCTCTCTTTAAAAAAGATGGAAATATTACAATCGATTTTGACAGTATTAAATATCCGGTCGACGAAGTATatctaaataaagaaaaagctaTCACAGTTCTACCG GGAAACAAATCACTTTACTTCCTCCATCCAGATTTTGGTGGTCGCGTGAAcatcttaaaaattaaaactacatgCCCTAACAAAGTCCTTGTATGTGTGTACGCATTAACGTTTGGTAAGTTTGACCAAGCATCAGCAGCACGTATCGTTACTCATCCTTAG